The Kineococcus mangrovi region AGCTGGGGCCCGGTGCGACCCGGATGCTGGAGCGGTTCCCCGACACCCCGATGTTCGTGGCGGACGCCGCGATGAACCTCCTGGCCGTCAACAGGGCCTTCCTCGCCCTCGAGCACTGGGAGCGCACCGGTGAGGAGTGGGAGTGGAACGTCGTCTGGCGAACGTTCTGCTCCCCGTTCGCCGCCTTCCAGCAGAGCCCCGCCGACGCGACCGACCACCAGTCCGTCCTCGTCGCCCGCCTCAAGGACGCGCGGCTGCGGTACCCGCGCGACACCGCGCTCGTGGCCCTCGTGGACGTGCTGCGCAGCAGCAGCCGGCTCTTCGACGCGCTGTGGCGCGACCCGAGACCGGTCACGGCCTACGAGAGCAGCGCGACGTTCCTGCGCTCGGACGGCGAACCGGTGACCCTCGTCGGCAACCTGCTGGCCATCCCCGGTGACGACCTGGGGGCGCTGGTGCTCACCGCGGCGCCCGGGACGGCCGACGCCGTGCGGCTCGCCGAGGTCGTCGACACCGCGACCGGGCCGACCGTGGTGAGGGTGGGCCGATCCGGCCCAGGTTGATCCTGCGAGAACCTGCGACGTTGGTCCCGTCAGCACGACGAGGGCGCGACGAGAGCGGGGTGGTCCGGTGCACGCGGTGCGTTTCCACGAGTTCGGCGGCGCGGAGGTCCTGCGGCACGAGGACGTCGACGTCCCCGTCCCCGGGCGCGGTGAGGTCCGCCTGCGCGTGGCCGGCACCTCGTTCAACGACCTGGACGCCGCGCTCCGCTCCGGGACCCTCCCGGGCGTCCGGCTCCCGCACACCCCCGGCGTCGACGTCGCGGGCACCGTCGACGCGCTCGGCCCCGGCCGGGCGCGGTTCCCGGTCGGCGCGGCGGTCGTGGGTCTCCTGCCCTCCGCCGCTCCCGGCGCCGCGGCCCAGTTCGTCCTGGCCGGCGCGGACGACCTCACCGGGGCCCCGCGCCAGGTGCCGCTCGCGGACGTCGCCGCCCTGCCCCTCGTCGGCCTCACCGCCTGGCAGGCCGTCGTCGACCACGGCCGGCTGCGCCCGGGTGAGCGCGTCCTC contains the following coding sequences:
- a CDS encoding helix-turn-helix domain-containing protein translates to MTSREFGAAVRRLREATPPGSVELPSAGRRVRGLRREELGDLAGLSADYVRRLEQGRSHPSAGVVDAIARAVRAPRAEYERLAALAGYAAADGLVPSELGPGATRMLERFPDTPMFVADAAMNLLAVNRAFLALEHWERTGEEWEWNVVWRTFCSPFAAFQQSPADATDHQSVLVARLKDARLRYPRDTALVALVDVLRSSSRLFDALWRDPRPVTAYESSATFLRSDGEPVTLVGNLLAIPGDDLGALVLTAAPGTADAVRLAEVVDTATGPTVVRVGRSGPG
- a CDS encoding NADP-dependent oxidoreductase, with the protein product MHAVRFHEFGGAEVLRHEDVDVPVPGRGEVRLRVAGTSFNDLDAALRSGTLPGVRLPHTPGVDVAGTVDALGPGRARFPVGAAVVGLLPSAAPGAAAQFVLAGADDLTGAPRQVPLADVAALPLVGLTAWQAVVDHGRLRPGERVLVHGAGSAVGHYAVQLAREVSADVVLAGTATAASVDLALVLAPLPGDRTQALLAAVRDGGRIVSTAGPAPRDPTRGIRGVDVVVRRDTDQLADLVARVCTRELRLHVAERVPLVDLPAVHARAAVAGLPGKVVVLAPTA